In Mangifera indica cultivar Alphonso chromosome 14, CATAS_Mindica_2.1, whole genome shotgun sequence, the DNA window ACCCATCAATTTTCTCCAAGTCCAAGAAAGTAAGAATTTTGAGAAACCTAATCACATCAACATCCGGAGcagaaaaaaaaacactaataaAATTTACGGAGAAATAACATTGATGAAAATTCTCAAATGATAActtaaatggtaaaaaaaagtataaattcaagttttttttaatgacatatttaaatcaaactcttgACTTAGGTTGTAAGGTTAGCACTGGAATTGAAGTATGTATTATTTGATGTGGTTGATTTAATCCCAAAAGGGCAATTTAATCTGGGGGATTCCTTttaccaggaaaaaaaaaaacattgatgGAGAGAGCCAAATGGCACCATCCTCTGATCTACCAAATTTGCTGCCATCACTCGAGCCAAAAAAGGTAGGGTCAAGCCATTGGCCTCATTATCATTATCTTGCTGCGAAATCTTGCGAAATAGCTCAGTACCAGCAGTTTAATTACCCCATTAATCACTTCCCCATTTGAACATTAACACCCTTGTTGTGGAACAGATAAAGAAAATCATATTCTTGCAATAACTGACAAGTAAACTGAGTGTAACTCATTCCTTGCTCTGATTCCAACCTCTATCTCACACTTAGCTATCATGGGGCCAATTCTAGCTAATCGACCCACTAGTTTGAGAAAATTCAGAAAGCGAATATCTTTCCATCAATCATAGTTTACTAGCTTTACGAGCAAGGTCCCTTGATAAATTGTGTCTCTTTCAAATCAGgaacaagaaacaaaaaatgatgCAAAGGTGTTTCTTTCTGAGATAATGGACATCTAGGCTGCAGAGAGTTATCCAACAATGTggaagtaaaaattttattgcataatgACACAAGAGAAATGGTTGGTTCCTTCATATAGTTATACATTCTTGACaaaaatacaacttttaaaGCGGAggcaacaaaaaatgaaaaacgaCAGTGCAAATTACACCCAATCTCATCACTTCCACTTGTTGGCAACTATATCAGCCAAATCCACAACCCTTTGGGAGTAACCCCACTCATTATCATACCAGGCAATCACCTTAACCATATCATCTCCCATGACCAATGTGAGTGATGAATCAACAGTTGACGATACATCAGAGCACCTAAAGTCAACTGAAACAAGGGGCTCATCACAAACAGAAAGGATACCCTTTAGCTCCTTGTCTGCACTTTCTCGGAATGCTGCATTCACCTCTTCTGCAAACGTTTTCTTGGAGACTTGGACCACTAGATCAACAACTGACACATTTGGGGTTGGCACACGTAGGGCAATGCCATTAAGTTTGCCTTTGAGAGATGGGAGGACAAGGGCAACAGCCTTTGCTGCACCAGTTGAAGTTGGAACAATGTTGAGAGCAGCTGCTCTTGCACGTCTGAGATCGCGGTGGCTAGCATCAAGTAGCCTCTGGTCACCAGTGTATGAATGTGTGGTAGTCATGGTTCCCTTGATAATACCGAACTTCTGGTCAAGGACCTTGACAAAAGGGGCAAGACAATTAGTTGTACAAGAAGCGTTGCTGATAATGGGCTCATCCGGGTTGTAGGCATCAGCATTAACTCCAACAACATAGGTTGGAATGTCACCCTTGCCAGGGGCAGTGATGAGCACCTTCTTGGCACCTGCTTGAATGTGCTTGCCTGCACCATCCCTATCTACAAACACTCCAGTCCCTTCTATAACAAGATCCACACCCAAGTCCCTGAATCACAAtcatcatttcaataaaatagaaaatgttgTTTAAGTGCTAAATTGGTTGGCATGTCAATAGTATGCACTTGAAATATGATAACTAAAAAGAGGAGAGAATAAACTAACTTACCCCCAGGGTAGATCAAGGGGGTTGCGGTTAGTGACAACCTTGATTACCTTGCCGTCTACGGAGATGGCATTGTCACCAACAGGTTTAACATTGGCATCAAAGATGCCTAGAGTGGAATCATACTTTAGAAGGTGGGAGGCTTGCTTGACACCTCCGGTGTCATTAATGGCAATGACGTCCAAGGGGGAGTCCTTGCGTCCGTGCCAGCACCTCAAGAAGTTCCTCCCAATCCTACCAAACCCGTTTATTGCCACCTTTAGCTTTGCCTCAGCTGCGCCTTTCCTGTATGCACTGCTTCCTGCCTGTGTGATCTCAATAGTCATGAATGAGTAAATGacccaaatacaataattaacaAACTTCAAACAATGACAGATGTCCATAACATATTACAGAATTTGAAGCACTCCAAATTCATGAAAAAGATTTGAAGACAGGCAGACATTGGTAGGATATGCTTAATTCTGGAAAGGTTCTACAGGAATAGAACCTAATCGATGTAGGATTGTGGGACATAGTAGCTATCATTTAATGTTTGCtatattatatagtaatagTGAAAACAGTAGCAGAAGCCATgcaataaaattgttaaactaACTGAAAATATTTTGACAGTTTACAGTTGACAGGTAAAATAGAAGAAAACCTGGGGGAAGGGTAAAGAGTTAAAAGAACAAGTGCACTCACAGCACAAGTCTGGAAAGCAATGACTGAAAGGAAATCCTCTGAAGTTTTCCTGGTAAAGGGAAGGCTTGCAGAGTTGCGTAAACCAGAGAAATCTGAAAATCCCTTTCCATTAGCCTGCAAgacatataaacaaatattcacTTTAACAAAAATAACCCAACAAGAACTTACACATAAAACTGATTAAAAAAACTAGTTAAGTGAAATGAAGTGAACCTGAAGACCTGGTTTGGCTACAGAGAAAGTAGCCGAAGCCATGTTGATAATGGGAGAAACAAGGCAGATACCTAGGACGGAGTTGTAGCAGGAAAGACAGACGTGAGAAATGCTGAGAAGATTATAATGTGATCAAATGATGAAGTGGGTAGGAGTGAAATGGTGGATGAGATTTGTGGATAGACTCTCATCCAACGTATGGTTGTAGTTTGTGGCTAGTGTTAGGGTCTCTCAATCTCTATAACTATTTCAATTTTCGTCATATGACTCCATCTGTTTTTAAATGTTTGGTTCTAGTGGGCCAACCTACCGCCATTTCGGTCTGTGGATGAAATTTCATAGCAAATATTGGATAATTTACTCTTTACCTTATTCAGTAATTATCAGTTAACCTTGATTTGACCCTTCactgttataaatataatttttagctGTTTGACTACTAATATAAGATTGGTATTGTAAACGAAACTTTACTCAATACTTGTAGTTGTTTGAAAGAGGCTTTTGGCTGTATGTGAAAGAACAGAGAgacattttttcttctaatgTGTTATGGGAAAAAATGAGAGCCATTGAATGGAGTACTCTTTGTGTTTGCAGCTGGAATATCCCAACTCTTTTATTGTAGATCCTTGAATAAGTCCAACTTAGGATGTGACTTGTCAAAAGATGAACTGTGTATAGCCACTTAACTCTCAGAACTTTACTTCCCGACTGTAGAATAATTTGATGAGAGGCTATAGTGGCCTTTCTTTGTTTGGCTTGTCATGAGCTTTTGGTTTTTGTTATCCTTCTTCTCAGCCACTTAATCATCATCCACCACCATTTTCTGCACCATCTTTAGCTTCcttctttatatatatgatatatcccTTAGATAATGAAGAAATATCTATACAAAGTACTATAATACTCAGGAGAGTACTATATGtatggtttgttttgttttttattattattattattatttttggttgtttaaTGGTCATAATTATAATACCCTAACAACAATAGAATCAAGAATGCTTGCACATGCACTGGCTATTAATTAAGCTTTGTAAAATATGCCTGGAGAAGCCTGATAATAAAGCAAGGAATCAGTAgttcattttcattaaatatacaCTCCAAAACAAAACAGAACTCAGACATGTGGCTGTCATTAGAACAAAGTAAAATTACTGGCCACTGTTGGATAgaaaatttgcataaaaaagagaaagaattgagttcaaattcaaaagaagCAAAGGCTGGGCATGGGGAACAAAATTTTATAGCAGAATATTCAAGTAAAACCTAGGTAGTCTCAAATAAACAAGAGAGAGTTGAAAAAGTACAGTACCATTTGAGAGAAGAGGTGTCTGGTCTCAACTCAAACACATAAGGTCGACCCCAGATGAACAAATCGAACAAATCCCAGTTGTATATAAATCTATGAGTACAGATTCCCTGCACTTGCTAACCCTTTGATGAATTCAGATTGCATATGATGTGATTTAAAGCTACTTCCAGTCTATTCATTTTATGGCACACTATTTTCAGTGCGTttg includes these proteins:
- the LOC123195489 gene encoding glyceraldehyde-3-phosphate dehydrogenase A, chloroplastic, whose product is MASATFSVAKPGLQANGKGFSDFSGLRNSASLPFTRKTSEDFLSVIAFQTCAAGSSAYRKGAAEAKLKVAINGFGRIGRNFLRCWHGRKDSPLDVIAINDTGGVKQASHLLKYDSTLGIFDANVKPVGDNAISVDGKVIKVVTNRNPLDLPWGDLGVDLVIEGTGVFVDRDGAGKHIQAGAKKVLITAPGKGDIPTYVVGVNADAYNPDEPIISNASCTTNCLAPFVKVLDQKFGIIKGTMTTTHSYTGDQRLLDASHRDLRRARAAALNIVPTSTGAAKAVALVLPSLKGKLNGIALRVPTPNVSVVDLVVQVSKKTFAEEVNAAFRESADKELKGILSVCDEPLVSVDFRCSDVSSTVDSSLTLVMGDDMVKVIAWYDNEWGYSQRVVDLADIVANKWK